DNA from Candidatus Nitrospira nitrificans:
CCCCGAGCAGCAGAAACTCGAGTGTATTGTCGAGACAAGCCGAGTCACTTTGATCCTCCGAGACGATCGGGAACAACTTCTCCATGTCCTTCCCGAACAGCTCGGAATGAAGACGTCCTTGGCGAGCCTTCATCCAATTGACGTTCCCCTTCAGCGTATTGATCTCCCCGTTGTGGCACACATACCGATAGGGATGGGCCCGCGGCCAGGTGGGAAAGGTGTTCGTGCTGAAGCGTGAGTGCACCAAAGCCAGCGCGCTGACCATTCGCTCATCGGTGAGGTCTTGGTAGTAGGCCGCCATTTGATGCGGCAACAACAACCCCTTATAGACGATGGTGTTGGCCGACAGGCTGGAGACGTAGAAGTGTTCCCGTCCTTGAATGGCCGACTCCGCCACGGCCTTTTCAACCCGCTTGCGCGTCACATACAGTTTCCGCTCGAATTGGGATTCGTTCAACGCATCTCGCGCAATGAAGATCTGCCGCATGAACGGCTCGGTCGTTCGCGCTTGCGTACCGATCCGGTCGCTCTTGACCGGCACATCGCGCCACCCAAGCAGACGCAAGCCTTCTTCCACAAGAATCTCCGTGAACAGCTTCTCGCACAGCCGTCGAGCGTCTGCAATAGGCGGTAAAAAGAGCTGGCCGACTCCGTACTCGCCGACATTCGGCAATGACACGCCGACATCCCCCGCGACCCGCTTCAGGAAGGTGTCCGGGATCTGCAACAGGATTCCGGCTCCATCTCCGGTGTGAGGATCACAGCCTTGCGCCCCACGATGGGTCAGGTTCTCCAAGACTTGAAGCCCTTTGCGGACGATGTCATGGGATTTCTTCCCTTTGATATTGACGACAAAACCGATCCCACAGGAGTCCTTCTCGTGCCGAGGATCGTAGAGCCCTTGCTGGCGGGGAAATCCAGGAATATTCATGTACCTATCTCGTTAAAAGACTGAGAGTTTTTCCTATGTATGCAGGGAAGAAACACGCGAGAAACCTGGGGTGGATGTGCCCCTCTGACGCTCAGGGTGAACCTCACCCGATTGTTACGATGGGACCTTACTGGATGGGTCATTCTTCTGTCAAGATTGCGGCAGTCCATACCTCTTTCATTTGCTTGACTTTATTTCCTCGGCTGCCATACCATCCGCGACATGACACAAGGTCCAGCGATCGCAACCCTGCACAGTATGTCGGATGTGTGGGACGCCTACCGTGGCGAACTGGACGGAGTGGAAGATCGAGTCAGGGGGAACCTCGACTCCAGCGTCACCCTGGTCAATACGGTCGCTGCCCATATCTTGAGCGGTGGCGGCAAACGCATCAGACCTCTGCTGCTCCTCCTGTCGGCTCGCCTCTGCGGCTATCCCGGCGCCGAGCATCATCAGCTTGGCAGCATCGTAGAATTCATCCACACCGCCACGCTGTTACACGACGATGTCGTCGATGACGCCGATCTCCGGCGAGGCAGAAGAGCCGCGCGTAAAGTGTGGGGAAACCAGATCAGCATTCTCGTCGGCGATTACCTCTATACAAAGGCCATGTGCAAAGTCGTTGAGTTCCAGAATCAAGGCATCAATGAAGTCCTGGCCGAGGCCTGCAACAAAATGGCGGAAGGTGAAGTCCTTCAGCTGTACTATAACGGCAACCCCTCGATGCCGGAAATCGAGTATATCAAGATCGTCGAGCATAAGACCGCCGGTCTCATCGCGGCGGCTTGCCGCATGGGCGCCATTCTGGCCGAAGCGTCTGAAATCCAACAGGGGGCGCTGTTCCGCTTCGGACAATACCTCGGCATCGCCTTTCAAGTCGCCGACGATACCTTGGATTACATCGCAAACGGCGAGTCGCTCGGAAAAACGATCGGGCAAGATCTCCGGCAGGGCAAAGCGACGCTGCCGCTGCTCCATCTGTTGCAACATTGCTCGGAGCAGGACCGCCAAATGATCAAGGACCGCATGGAAACCCGGACGCTCAGCACGGCCGATCTTGAACGAATTTTATTGTTGATGGCCGATTTCGGTTCGATCACCTATGCGATGGATCGCGCGAGCGCCTATATCGCCGCCGCTAAACATGAGCTTGAACGCTTCGACGATAGTACCGCACGCCGTGCGCTGTCGGTCGCCGCTGATTACATGATTACCCGCGATCGATAGTTGTCTCCCACTCACTGGAAGAACGCCGGGCTGTAGAAGCGGCACAGCGTAGGGCGAAAGGACCCCACCTCTCCTGTAACCATCAAACCGTCGTCACCGTCACGACATTACCAAGGGGTTGTTCATGTCACAGATTTTTCCATTCCAGGGCATGCTGTACGATCAAACGCTCGTGGGCGCTATCAAGGATGTGGTCGCCCCGCCGTACGACATTATCGACACGAATGGGCAGAAACGACTTCACGACCGCCATCCCCACAACATCATCCGAATGGAGTTGGGGCTCGACCAACCTGGCGACAGCCCCGCCCATAACCGATACACCCGAGCAGCCTCGACGCTGCGGACCTGGCTCAACGAGGGTATCCTCAAGCGCGAGGCCCGGCCGGCCGTCTACTATCACACGATCGAATATACTCCTCCCTATTCCGCGCTCGATGCTCCGAAGAAGGTGCTTCGTGGATTTCTGGCGCTGGCCAAGCTGGAGGCGCTCGACTCCGGACATATCTATCCCCACGAGAACACACGCGCCGCGGCGAAGACTGATCGCCTGAACCTGATCGAAGCCTGTCGCTCAAACTTCAGCCCGATCTGGTCTCTCTATTCCGATCCGCTCGGTGCCATCATCCAACTTCTGGAAACGGCGGTCAAAGGCACACCGGCGCGCTACGACTTTCAAGACGATGCCGGTTGTCGGGAATGCCTGTGGGCCGTGACCGATGAGACCGTACTGAAACACGTGACCGATGCGATGCGCAACAAGCCGCTGTTCATTGCGGACGGTCACCATCGCTATG
Protein-coding regions in this window:
- a CDS encoding polyprenyl synthetase family protein — protein: MTQGPAIATLHSMSDVWDAYRGELDGVEDRVRGNLDSSVTLVNTVAAHILSGGGKRIRPLLLLLSARLCGYPGAEHHQLGSIVEFIHTATLLHDDVVDDADLRRGRRAARKVWGNQISILVGDYLYTKAMCKVVEFQNQGINEVLAEACNKMAEGEVLQLYYNGNPSMPEIEYIKIVEHKTAGLIAAACRMGAILAEASEIQQGALFRFGQYLGIAFQVADDTLDYIANGESLGKTIGQDLRQGKATLPLLHLLQHCSEQDRQMIKDRMETRTLSTADLERILLLMADFGSITYAMDRASAYIAAAKHELERFDDSTARRALSVAADYMITRDR
- a CDS encoding DUF1015 domain-containing protein, which encodes MSQIFPFQGMLYDQTLVGAIKDVVAPPYDIIDTNGQKRLHDRHPHNIIRMELGLDQPGDSPAHNRYTRAASTLRTWLNEGILKREARPAVYYHTIEYTPPYSALDAPKKVLRGFLALAKLEALDSGHIYPHENTRAAAKTDRLNLIEACRSNFSPIWSLYSDPLGAIIQLLETAVKGTPARYDFQDDAGCRECLWAVTDETVLKHVTDAMRNKPLFIADGHHRYETALNYQTLRRQQAGCRTGLQPYDSVLMLLTPLEDPGLTVLPTHRVATTPLPSSDQIKTALGDVFELREFPFDASTHDHTRARFLASLRTEGKNAPVFGLARQGDDRYVILTLKPAHRPSIQASPRAKLDVSLLQQLIVTRLCPTQREQEAILYTKDDHEALDWVANGTGTGAFLLNATKVGEVQAVAAAGERMPHKSTYFYPKPLTGLVINVQE